The following are encoded together in the Solenopsis invicta isolate M01_SB chromosome 14, UNIL_Sinv_3.0, whole genome shotgun sequence genome:
- the LOC113003702 gene encoding putative uncharacterized protein DDB_G0288037 has translation MEVETSKEAQGEQSKEVQQKINRNKKTRHKNNRKYKNNRKTKIIFKNNYKNGNSSEQNSNNLNSQPMKSQTYNRCGNSCNSCNSCIWKTII, from the exons CTTCTAAAGAAGCTCAGGGAGAGCAGTCAAAAGAAGTGCAGCAAAAGATCAACCGCAACAAGAAGACCAGACACAAAAACAACCGCAAATACAAAAACAACcgcaaaacaaaaattattttcaagaacAATTACAAAAATGGCAACAGCAGCGAACAGAACAGCAACAACCTCAACAG CCAACCAATGAAATCCCAAACATACAACAGATGTGGCAACAGTTGCAACAGTTGCAACAGCTGTATATGGAAAACAATAATATGA